In the genome of Candidatus Omnitrophota bacterium, the window ATGTTACACCCGTGATCTATCCCGTGAGCGTCGTTCCGGAAAAATTTTCCTGGATCATTTATCTGAATCCAATGACCGGCATTATTGAAGGTTTTCGGGCGTCTCTGTTGGGATACAAGGCCATGCCGGTCGCCGGGATCGGCATTTCATTTTTGGTGACGGTCATTTTTTTGTTATCCGGCCTGTTTTATTTTCGTAAAGTGGAACGCGTTTTTGCCGATGTGATCTAAATTATGAGCCGATCTGTGATCAAAACCTGGGGTCTGGGGAAGGAATATCAAGTCGGCGAGCGCGGGCCCGGGTATCAGACCCTGCGCGATACGTTATCCAACTATTTTAAACCGGGCAGTTCCCATGTCAAAATTAGCCAGGAGAAGATCTGGGCGGTCAAGGATGTTTCATTTGAGGTCCAACAGGGTGAAATTATCGGGATCATCGGAAAGAACGGGGCCGGGAAAAGCACCCTGCTCAAGGTCCTTTCGCGTATTACGGAACCGACGGAAGGAAAGGCACAGATCCATGGCCGTGTGGGGTCACTTTTGGAGGTGGGGTCCGGTTTTCATCTGGAATTGACCGGACGGGAAAATATTTTTCTCAACGGCGCTATTTTGGGGATGTCTAAAAGAGAAATAACCGGAAAATTTGATGCCATTGTGGATTTTGCCGAGGTGTCCCGGTTCATTGATACGCCGGTCAAGTTTTATTCAAGCGGCATGTATGTCCGGCTTGGTTTTGCCGTCGCGGCTTTTATGGAAACCGAGATCCTTTTGCTGGATGAGGTTTTGGCTGTTGGCGATGTGGCGTTTCAAAAGAAATGCCTTGGAAGGATCGGAGACATCGCGCAAAGCGGAAGAACGATCTTCTTTGTCAGTCACAATATGGCCGCGATCAAGAACCTGTGCCACCGGGTATTGCTTTTTGAGCAGGGAAGGATGGTTCTTGATACGCATGCGGATGAAGCAGTCGCGCGTTATTTAGAGCAGCATATTACTGAAGGGGCCGTGGCTGACGAAGCAGAATGCGCCAAGAATGTTGTCGGAAAACGGGAGGTCGATGTAAACTTACGTTATCTTGAGGTGGCTGTTTTGAACAAGGAAGGAAAGCCGGCTGATCATTTCTTTTCGGATGAGCCGATCGATATTGCCGTCACCTATCAGTGCTTGTGTCCCGTTGCTGATCTATGGATAGCGGTGCAAATTGTTGATGAGGACAACCAGCCGCTTTTGATCAGTAATAATGTGGACGAAAAAAAAGAGTTTGAGTTCTATAAGCGTGAAGCCGGTATTTATAGATCGCTGTGCCGCATCGAAGGGAACCTTTTGGGAGAAAAACAATTCTATATCAGCGTCCAGTTGTTCTCTGTTACGACAGAGCGCCTCAGATTGAATAAAATACTTAAGTTTGCGGTCCAGTTCAAAGGATACAACAACATCCACGATGATCTGACAAAAAGCGTGTATTTCAGGCCGCATTGCAAATGGGAAACACGGTTAATACAAAAATAGGGGCGATCATTTTGAGCCGGTACAATTCCGCGCGGCTTCCCGGAAAAGCTTTGATCAAAATAGCCGGTAAGGAAGCACTAGGTTATATCTACGAACGTTTGCTTTGCGTGATGGCCCCGGAAGATATTGTTGTGGCGACGTCGGAAGAAAAAGATGATCAGGCGATCGTTGATTATTGCGCGGCCCGGAAGATGAATTATTTCCGGGGCCCCAAGGACAATGTGGCCCAGCGGTTTCTTTTATGCGGACAACAATTTCATTTTGATCACCTGGTCCGGATCTGCGGGGACAATGTTTTGGTGGACCATCGTTTATTAAAGAGGATGATCGAAATTGCTTTGAAAGGCGAATATGATCTTGTCAGCAATGCCAAGGACAGGACGTTTCCTGCGGGAATGAGCATAGAAATTGTTAAGCGCAGTTTTTATGAGCGCATCATCCAGCAAATCATGTCTAAAGAAGACCAAGAACATGTCACAAGCTATCTTTATAAACGCGAAAATCTTGGGAAATATTTCTTTGTTTACAATGAGGATTGTCCACGGATGAAAGGCGTTAAATTGGCCCTGGATGATGCGGCTGATCTTCATTTTTTAACGAAAATTATTACAGCCATGGAAAAAGATCACTGCTCGTATTTGCTCAAGGACATTGAGCGGCTCATGGACCGGTTTAAAATATGCAGAAGCTAAACGTCGGTATCATCGGTTTGGGGGTAGGCGAAAGGCATTTGGAGGCGTACGCGGAACACGCGCGGTGCGGCTCGATCACCGTTTGTGATTTTGACGGCAAGAAAGTCAAACGCATCCAGAAAGAATATCCTGCCGTTAAGGTGGCCCGTGATGCCAACGAGATCCTGACAGATCCGAACATACAGGTCGTGTCCATCGCCTCCTACGATCATTATCATTATGCCCAGGTGTGCCAGGCCGTCAAAAACAACAAGCATGTGTTCGTTGAGAAACCGATATGCCTTCATCCGCGTGAAGCAAAGACCATCAAAAAACTCCTGAACACCAGGCCGCATTTGAAGATCTCTTCCAATCTCATTTTGCGCAAGTCCCCGCGTTTTCAATTATTGAAAAAGATGATCGCTTCAGGAAAACTGGGGACCATTTATCACGTGGAAGGCGACTACAATTACGGCCGGCTGCATAAAATTACTGAAGGGTGGCGGGGAAAGATCGATTTTTATTCAGTTGTGTATGGCGGGGGGGTCCATATGATCGACCTGATCCTGTGGTTGACAGGCGATCAAGTTGTCGAGGTCAGCGCCTGCGGGAACAATATCTCCAGCCGCGCCACCCAATTCCGCTACAATGACATGGTCACAGGTCTGTTGAAATTCAAAAGTTCAATGACGGCAAAGGTGTCTGCCAATTATAGTTGTGTCCAGCCGCATTTTCACGGCCTTACGATTTACGGGACCAAAGGCACCTTTATCAATGGTCCCCAGCATGCCTTGCTATATACCTCGCGGGACCCTTTGATCAGACCAAAGAAGATCGTTGGTCCCTATCCGGGAATTCATAAAGGGGCTTTGATCCGCGGGTTTGTTGATGCGATCGTCCGTGGGACCGAACCCGAGGTCACCCAAAAAGAGATCTTTCAGGTGATGGATGCGTGTTTTGCCTTAGAAAAAGCGGTCCAAAGAAACGGAGTTCGCGTTGCGCAGCATCCCATTCGGTAAACCGATCATTTTGGAAGAAGAAAAGAAGGCCGTGATGGCTGTGCTTGAGGGGCCGATTCTGGTCCATGGCCCCAAGACCAAGGAATTTGAGGCCGATTTTGCGGCATTCACCAAAGCGCCCTTTGCCGTGTCGGTGGCCTCCTGCACCGCCGGACTCCATTTGGCATACTTTTATAAGAAGATCGGCGCCGGTGATGAGGTGATCGTCCCGGCGCAGACGCATACGGCCACGGCCCACGCGGTTGAGTTGTGCGGGGCAAAACCGGTTTTTGTTGACGCTGAAAAACAAACCGGCAATATCGACATCAGCCGGATCGAGGCCGCCATCACACCGCGGACCAGGGCGATCGCGGTTGTGCATTATCTGGGCATGCCCGTGGACATGGAGCGCGTCAACGCCATTGCCAAAAAGCATGGTCTTTATGTGGTGGAGGATTGCGCGCTGGCCATGGGAACACATTTTAAGGGCATTCATGCAGGCCTGTGGGGTGATTGCGGCGCATTTTCATTTTATCCGGTCAAGCATATGACAACAGCGGAAGGCGGCATGCTGATCACCAAACACAAACACATCGCGGAGGGAATTGCCCTTGTCAAGGCCTTTGGCGTTGACCGCCAGGCCGGCGAACGCAAGGTCCCGGGTGTTTATGATGTGGTCGCGTTGGGCTTTAATTACCGCATGAACGAGCTGGAGGCGGCCTTAGGCGTAGAACAACTCAAACGCATGAATGGTTTTTTAAAGAAACGCAAAGAAAATCACCAGGCGCTTGCGCAGGGGCTTCAAGATATTTCGGAAATTGAAATGTTCACGTCAAGCCACGGTGAGTTTCAGAGCAGTTATTATTGTTTTTCGATCCTGCTTAAAAGACCTCTGGCCGCCAAACGCGAAAAGATTATTGAGCGTCTCAAGTCCAAAGGCATCGGCACAAGCATTTATTATCCGCGGGCGGTACCGCATTTTACCTATTACAAAAATAAGTACGGCTATCAAGACAACAGTTTTCCCGTGGCCGCGCTGATCGCCGGCAGCTCCATCGCCCTGCCCGTCGGCCCGCATTTGAATATTGAGGACATGGATTATATCGTTGAGGAACTCAAAAATGGCATTAAGGGAGAAAAATGAAGAACATCAAAGGAAGAAGGATCGCCCTGGTCGGCGGGGCCGGTTTTATCGGGCATAACCTGGCGTTGGAATTAAAACGGCTGGGGGCCGAGGTGAGCATTGTGGACGGCCTTTCGGTCAATAATCTTTTATATTTCCATCAAACCAATATTGACATTCCCCACCGCGATATGTATCTGGAGATCATTAATGAGCGCCTCGATCTTTTGCGCAGCCACCATATCCCTCTTTACGTCGAGGACGCCCGTAATTATCACAAATTGTCGCAGGTTTTCGGGGAGATCAAACCGCAGGTCGTGGTGCTGCTGGCCGCGGTGGCGCACGCGAATCGTTCCAACAAAGACCCTTACACCACCTTTGACCATAGCACGCGCACTTTGGAGAATGCGTTGGACGCGTCACGGGAGGGTGTGGAGCATTTTATCTATTTTTCTTCCAGCATGGTTTACGGGGATTTCAACGGTATGGCCGTGACCGAGGAGACGCCGTGTAACCCCAAAGGGATTTACGGGGCGCTGAAACTTGGCGCGGAGAAATTGGTGATCGCGTACAATCAGGTCTTTAATTTACCGTATACGATCGTGCGCCCATCGGCGCTTTACGGCGAGCGTTGCGTCAGCCGCCGGGTGGGGCAGATCTTTATTGAGAATGCCTTAAAAGGTGAACCCGTCAATATCAACGGCGACGGCAGCGACAGCCTGGATTTCACCTATATCGGCGATCTGGTGCAGGGTTTGGTCAAGGTCATTGAGCATGAAGAGAGCAAAGGCCAAATTTTTAATATGACCTATGGCCAGGCCCGTCCGATCAAACAAATGGCTGACATGATCCAGAAGCATTTTCCAAAGGTCAAAGTCAATTATCTTCCCAAAGATAAACTGATGCCCGAAAGAGGCACATTGTGCGTCGATAAGGCCAAGAAACTGATCGGTTACGACCCCCAGTTCCCGCTGGATAAAGGATTTGTGAACTATATCAAATGGTATAAGGGATCTTTTGAGAGAACATGAAAACGGACCTTCAACAGAAAGTTTTTCAAGCGGACGAATGGTTGACGAAGATCTTGGCTAAAAATGTTTATGGATTGAACGCCGGCCTTTTGAAAACCCCGGCGCAGTTGAAAGAAGTCATGGGCAATTTACGAGACCCGGCTTTTGTTTATGCCAAAGTCCCAACGGATGATCTTAAGTTAGCCGGATGGCTGCAGGAGACGGGGTTTCGGTTGGTCGACACGAATGTTATTTTTGAGAAACCTGTCACTGATGCCGTTCCGCAAAGCGGTCAGCACCAGGTCCGTCATGCCCGGCCCCAAGATGAATCTGAAATTGTAGATCTGGCTGGCCGCGGTTTTCAATATTCTCGGTTCCATTTGGACTGGCAGATCGGGTCAGAACAGGCCAATGCCGTTAAAGCGCAATGGGCGCGGAATTTCTTTCGTGGTCAGCGCGGTGATCAAATGGTCGTGGCATTTAGAGAGGGGAAGGCGGCCGGATTTTGTCAGATCATTTTAGAAAAACCGGATGTTTTAACCATCGATCTGATCTGCACCGATCCCGGCTTGCGTCGGCAGGGTATTGGCCAAGACATGATCGTTTTCGCGCAGAACAAAAATCCCGGAATGAAGACGGTCCGCGCCGGCACGCAGGTGAGTAACATAGGTTCAATCCATCTTTACGAAAAAATGGGCTTTCGTTTGACAAGGGCCCATTACGTTTTTCACTACCATAAGCAAAAATGAAAATCGCTGATTTTGATACAGAAAAGAAAGTGTTGATCGTTGCCGAGATCGGCAACAACCATGAGGGAAGTTATGCCCTGGCCGAGGAATTGATCGGTTTGGCCGCGTCTGCCGGTGCTGATGCCGTCAAATTTCAAACCATTACTCCTGAGAATCTTGTCACGTGCGATGATCCGGACCGCATCGCCCAGCTCAGCCGGTTTAAATTGAGTTTTAAAGATTTTCAGAAATTAAGCAAGGCCGCCAAACGCGAAAAGGTCCTGTTTTTATCAACCCCGTTCGATCTGGAGAGCGCCCGGTTCCTTAATGATTTTGTCCCGGCGTTTAAGATCGCTTCGGGAGATAATAATTTCTATCCGTTAATGGAGTATCTCTGCTCCACGGGAAAACCGATCTTGATGTCCACGGGGCTTGCAAGTCTGGCGCAGATCAGGCGCAGCCGGCAATTTATTTTAAGGCAGTGGCAAAAGCGAAAGATCCGTCAGGACCTGGCGCTCCTTCACTGTGTTTCCCAATATCCTGTGCCTGTGGAACAGGCCAATGTGTCCGCCATTGCTTCGCTTGCCAAGATCAATAAAACGGTCGGTTATTCGGACCACACGTTAGGCATTGACGCCTGCGTACTTGCCGTGGCGATGGGCGCGCGCATCATTGAAAAACATTTTACGATTAATAAAAATCATTCATCTTTCCGCGACCATTTGTTTTCCGCTGACCCGGCGGAGTTGGCCATGCTGGTCAAACGCGTTAAAGAGACCGGCCAGATGCTTGGCGACGGGAAGATCCCCGATGAAAAAACAATGGCCGGGCAGATCAAGCAATTGCGCCGGTCGATCGCCGCCAGCCGTGATCTGAAAAAAGGAGCGGTTTTATCCAGGCGCGATCTTGTCTGGGTCCGCCCGGGCTCAGGGTTTCCGCCGGGGCAGGAGAAGATCATGATCGGGAAACGGTTAAAAAAAGACGTGCAACAAGGAGAAATATTCTTAAAGGGCCATCTATGTGCGGCATTGCCGGTTATATCGGACGAAGAAAAATAGCCCCAGGCACCCTCCAGCAAACGTTAGGGGCAATGGATCATCGTGGGCCTGATCATCAGGCCCATGTTCATTTTGATGCCGGGAATAATCATATCCATTTTTTACATTCCCGTTTAAGCATTATTGATCTCGATGAGCGCGCCAATCAGCCCTTTAGTCTGGGCGACTACACTATTATTTTTAATGGTGAGATTTACAATTATGTGGAATTGAAAAAAGATCTATCGGCCAAAAAGATCGCGTTTCGAACGGAATCGGATACGGAAGTCCTTTTGCAGTATTACATCTTTTATGGCGACAAGTGTGTGGATCATTTTGAAGGAATGTGGGCCTTTGCGATTTATGATAAACGGCTCAATAAAGTTTTTTGCTCCCGTGACCGTTTTGCGGAAAAGCCGTTGTATTATTTCGAAACACCGGATGGATTTTATTTCGGTTCGGAAATTAAATTTTTGAAATTGCTGTCGGGTAGGAGTTTTAAAGTTAATCAAAGGCATTTATTGCGGTATTTGATCAACGGTTACAAGTCCCTGTATAAGGTACAGGAAACGTATTTTGAAGGCGTTAAAGAATTGTCGTATGCTACAAATCTTTGTGTTGATGCCGATCTGAAGAAAACATTTCATCGTTACTGGCAGCCCAAAATCCAACCGACTACCATGTCGCTTCAGGAGGCCATCAATGGGACGCGCCGGCGTTTATTGGAGAGCATGAAGATCCGTCTGCGTTCGGATGTGCCGCTGGCGTTTTGTTTAAGCGGCGGAGTTGACTCAGCCGCCATCGCCTCGATCGCCCGTAAAATATTCAACTATGATGTGGCGACCTTTTCCATCATCGATGAAGACCCGCGCTACAATGAGCTCGCAAATATCCAGGCCACGGTCGAGGATTTGAAGTGCCCTAATACCTTGATCCATATCAGCCGGCAGGGTGCGGTTGAGCGTTTGAAAAAATCGGTGGCTTACCATGACGGGCCGCTTTCCACCATTTCTTATTATGTGCATTCGTTTTTATCGGAAGCTATTGCGGCAAAGGGGTACAAGGTGGCCTGTTCGGGGACAGGGGCGGATGAGCTGTTTACCGGTTACTATGACCACTTTAATTTGTATTTGCAGGAAATGAGGCATTCTCCGCAGTATCCCGAACATTTGGGCCATTGGCAGGAGCATATCCAAAGCTTTATTAGAAATCCCTATTTAAAAGATGCGGAGCTTTACGCCGATCCCGTCAAAGCCCGTGCCCATATTCATGCGGAGCAGGATCTTTTTAAAGATTTTCTGCATACGGAATTTAACGAAGAGATGAAAGAGGCGCAGTATTGCGGCTCGATCTTGCGTAACCGTATGCTCAATGAAATGTTCCATGACGTCGTCCCGGTCATTTTGCATGAGGACGATCTCAACTCTATGTTTTATTCCGTTGAGAACCGCAGCCCATACCTGGACACCAAACTTTTTGATCTGGCCATGAGCATTCCGATAGAATGCCTTATTCAAAAAGGATTTGGAAAGTATATTTTGCGCGAGGCGGTCAAGGGTATGCTCAATGACAAGGTGCGCCTGGACCGGCAGAAAAAAGGGTTTAATGCGTCGATCAATTCCATCATTGATTTTAATGACCCGAAAAGCAGGGAATATCTTTTGGAAGACAGTCCGGTGTTTAAGATCGTCAAAAGAGAAAAGATCAAGGCCCTGATGGACCAGAATAAAGGGGCATTTGCTAATCATGACAGTAAATTTTTATTCAACTTCATCAATACCAAGATATTTGTGGAATTAAACGGTTAACGTAATGATCGTCATCATTGATTATGGGTTGGGCAATTTGAGGTCGGTGGCCGGAGCGGTCAGGAAATTAGGGTTCGATCCGCTTATTTCCAACCGACCCGAGGATCTTTTAAAAGCCGAGAAATTGATCTTGCCTGGTGTGGGCGCTTTTGGTGATGGAATGAAAAATCTCCAGGCATTGGGGATCATTGATCTATTGAACACGCAGGTTATGCACAAAAAGAAACCCATTCTTGGCATTTGCCTTGGCGCTCAATTGATGACGATGGAGAGTGTTGAATTCGGCCATCATCGGGGGCTTGGTTGGGTGGATGCTTCGGTCATGAAATTAGATGTGCGTGACAAGGGTTTAAATATACCACATGTCGGATGGAACGATCTTTGGCAGACCAAGCCCGACGTCCTGTGGAACGAGATCCCTGAGCAGGCGTTATTTTATTATGTGCATAGTTATCATATTCATTGCCGCAATCCGGAAATTGTTATCGGCGAATGCGATTACGGCGGGCGATTCACGGCGGCTTTTCATCAAGATAATATGTTCGCCACCCAATTTCATCCGGAAAAAAGCCAGCTGCAGGGGTTGAATGTGCTTAAGAATTTTCTGACTAAGGCTTAAAGTTTATGCTTAAGAAAAGACTCATTACGGTGCTTACCTTCGCCGATGGCGTGCTGTTTAGAACAAAGGACTTTAATCCTGATTATCGCTACACGGCTAATTTCGTCGATGCCTGGTCCATTGATGAGATCGTAGTTTTAGATATTACCCGACCGGGTAGGGGCGATCGGGAAAATTTTTATCATGAAGTGAGTCGTTTTGCGGAACAGTGTTTCGTGCCTTTGGCTGCCGGCGGCGGCGTGCGCAGTATTGAAGATTTTAAGACGTTCTTAAAGCTGGGCGCAGATAAGGTGGTGGTCAATAGCGAAGCTTTGCGCCGCCCCGAATTCATCACCCAAGCGGCCAAGCTCTACGGCACACAGTGTGTGGTTGTTTCTATGGATGTGAAGAAAAATTTAAACGGCAGCTATGAAGTATATAAGGACTTTGGAACACAACCGACCGGCCTCTCGCCTGTGACCTGGGCCCAAAAAGCCCAACACTTGGGAGCGGGAGAGATCTTGGTAACATCCATTGAAAAAGACGGCTCCTTGGAAGGGTATGACAATGAACTTAACCGGCTGGTATCGGAAGCCGTTAAGGTCCCGGTATTGGTCAATGGAGGTGCGGGCAAATGGCAGGACTTTGTGGATGGCTTTGAGATGGGCAAAGCAGCCGGGGTGTGCACCACCAACATTTACCATTTTACAGAAAGCAGCATCACCAGCGCCAAAATTTATTTAAAAGACAACGGTATACAAATAAGATAAAATACCAACTTATTTAAATTCAACCTATGGGGCCCCGCATGAGCCAAAAAGATGTCCGCACCATCACCTATTGCGCGCAGTGTTTGATGCCGAATAGCCGGCCGCGCATCTCCTTTGATGAGGAAGGGGTATGCAATGCCTGCCGCAACGCCCAGGACAAAACCCGTATTGATTGGGACAAAAGGCAGGCGGAGTTTTTGAATTTGGTAGAACCTTTTCGTTCCAAAAAAGGGGCCTGGGATTGCATTGTGCCGTGGAGCGGGGGTAAAGACAGCTCCAGCATTGCTTATAAGCTTAAGTTCGAGTTCGGTTTAAATCCACTTTTGGTCACATTTTCGCCCATGATCCCCAATGAGGTGGGAGCGCTTAACCGCGAGGCTTTGATCAATGTGGGCTTTGATCATGTGTACTTTCGTTCCGACCAGAACGTCCATCGTAAACTGGCCCGGCGGTTTTTTATTGAGCGGGGAAATCCCAAGGTCGCCTGGGATGCGGGTGTTAACGCCATTCCCGTTCAAACCGCAGTGCAACATCAGATCCCGCTTATTTTTTATGCCGAGCACGGTGAAAGCGAATATGGCGGCAAAGTATTGAACGAAGAATCAAGAAAGGTGAGAGACTTTACGGAGGTGATCGAACACCAGATCGGTGATGATCCTCGCAACTGGGTTTCGGAGGGGATCGGTCTAAAAAATTTGAACCCTTATATTTATCCTGATTTGGCCCAAGTCGAAAAAGTGGGCGTCAAAGCGCTGTATTTTGCTTACTTTTTTAAATGGAGCATGTTCGAAAATTATCAATACGTCAGATCAAAATATACGTTCAAAACCCATCCCAAGGGGCGGACGCCCGGGACGTTTACTGATTTTGACAGCTTGGATGACAAGATGGATGATCTGTATTATTACATGCAGTTTATTAAATTCGGATTCGGGCGTACTGTCAGGGATGCCTCAAGGTTTATTCAAAATGACCACATGACCCGCGCGCAAGCTTTGGAATTGGCGAAGAAATATGATGGCGAATTCCCCGCAGAGCATTTGCAGGAGGCCCTGGATTACCTTGCTGTTACCCGAAAAGAATTTGATGAAATTGTCGATA includes:
- a CDS encoding GNAT family N-acetyltransferase: MKTDLQQKVFQADEWLTKILAKNVYGLNAGLLKTPAQLKEVMGNLRDPAFVYAKVPTDDLKLAGWLQETGFRLVDTNVIFEKPVTDAVPQSGQHQVRHARPQDESEIVDLAGRGFQYSRFHLDWQIGSEQANAVKAQWARNFFRGQRGDQMVVAFREGKAAGFCQIILEKPDVLTIDLICTDPGLRRQGIGQDMIVFAQNKNPGMKTVRAGTQVSNIGSIHLYEKMGFRLTRAHYVFHYHKQK
- a CDS encoding N-acetyl sugar amidotransferase, with product MSQKDVRTITYCAQCLMPNSRPRISFDEEGVCNACRNAQDKTRIDWDKRQAEFLNLVEPFRSKKGAWDCIVPWSGGKDSSSIAYKLKFEFGLNPLLVTFSPMIPNEVGALNREALINVGFDHVYFRSDQNVHRKLARRFFIERGNPKVAWDAGVNAIPVQTAVQHQIPLIFYAEHGESEYGGKVLNEESRKVRDFTEVIEHQIGDDPRNWVSEGIGLKNLNPYIYPDLAQVEKVGVKALYFAYFFKWSMFENYQYVRSKYTFKTHPKGRTPGTFTDFDSLDDKMDDLYYYMQFIKFGFGRTVRDASRFIQNDHMTRAQALELAKKYDGEFPAEHLQEALDYLAVTRKEFDEIVDKHRNSEIWERSKDTWKLRFPVQ
- a CDS encoding DegT/DnrJ/EryC1/StrS family aminotransferase, yielding MRSIPFGKPIILEEEKKAVMAVLEGPILVHGPKTKEFEADFAAFTKAPFAVSVASCTAGLHLAYFYKKIGAGDEVIVPAQTHTATAHAVELCGAKPVFVDAEKQTGNIDISRIEAAITPRTRAIAVVHYLGMPVDMERVNAIAKKHGLYVVEDCALAMGTHFKGIHAGLWGDCGAFSFYPVKHMTTAEGGMLITKHKHIAEGIALVKAFGVDRQAGERKVPGVYDVVALGFNYRMNELEAALGVEQLKRMNGFLKKRKENHQALAQGLQDISEIEMFTSSHGEFQSSYYCFSILLKRPLAAKREKIIERLKSKGIGTSIYYPRAVPHFTYYKNKYGYQDNSFPVAALIAGSSIALPVGPHLNIEDMDYIVEELKNGIKGEK
- a CDS encoding N-acetylneuraminate synthase family protein, with translation MKIADFDTEKKVLIVAEIGNNHEGSYALAEELIGLAASAGADAVKFQTITPENLVTCDDPDRIAQLSRFKLSFKDFQKLSKAAKREKVLFLSTPFDLESARFLNDFVPAFKIASGDNNFYPLMEYLCSTGKPILMSTGLASLAQIRRSRQFILRQWQKRKIRQDLALLHCVSQYPVPVEQANVSAIASLAKINKTVGYSDHTLGIDACVLAVAMGARIIEKHFTINKNHSSFRDHLFSADPAELAMLVKRVKETGQMLGDGKIPDEKTMAGQIKQLRRSIAASRDLKKGAVLSRRDLVWVRPGSGFPPGQEKIMIGKRLKKDVQQGEIFLKGHLCAALPVISDEEK
- a CDS encoding Gfo/Idh/MocA family oxidoreductase; the protein is MQKLNVGIIGLGVGERHLEAYAEHARCGSITVCDFDGKKVKRIQKEYPAVKVARDANEILTDPNIQVVSIASYDHYHYAQVCQAVKNNKHVFVEKPICLHPREAKTIKKLLNTRPHLKISSNLILRKSPRFQLLKKMIASGKLGTIYHVEGDYNYGRLHKITEGWRGKIDFYSVVYGGGVHMIDLILWLTGDQVVEVSACGNNISSRATQFRYNDMVTGLLKFKSSMTAKVSANYSCVQPHFHGLTIYGTKGTFINGPQHALLYTSRDPLIRPKKIVGPYPGIHKGALIRGFVDAIVRGTEPEVTQKEIFQVMDACFALEKAVQRNGVRVAQHPIR
- the asnB gene encoding asparagine synthase (glutamine-hydrolyzing); translation: MCGIAGYIGRRKIAPGTLQQTLGAMDHRGPDHQAHVHFDAGNNHIHFLHSRLSIIDLDERANQPFSLGDYTIIFNGEIYNYVELKKDLSAKKIAFRTESDTEVLLQYYIFYGDKCVDHFEGMWAFAIYDKRLNKVFCSRDRFAEKPLYYFETPDGFYFGSEIKFLKLLSGRSFKVNQRHLLRYLINGYKSLYKVQETYFEGVKELSYATNLCVDADLKKTFHRYWQPKIQPTTMSLQEAINGTRRRLLESMKIRLRSDVPLAFCLSGGVDSAAIASIARKIFNYDVATFSIIDEDPRYNELANIQATVEDLKCPNTLIHISRQGAVERLKKSVAYHDGPLSTISYYVHSFLSEAIAAKGYKVACSGTGADELFTGYYDHFNLYLQEMRHSPQYPEHLGHWQEHIQSFIRNPYLKDAELYADPVKARAHIHAEQDLFKDFLHTEFNEEMKEAQYCGSILRNRMLNEMFHDVVPVILHEDDLNSMFYSVENRSPYLDTKLFDLAMSIPIECLIQKGFGKYILREAVKGMLNDKVRLDRQKKGFNASINSIIDFNDPKSREYLLEDSPVFKIVKREKIKALMDQNKGAFANHDSKFLFNFINTKIFVELNG
- a CDS encoding NAD-dependent epimerase/dehydratase family protein, which gives rise to MKNIKGRRIALVGGAGFIGHNLALELKRLGAEVSIVDGLSVNNLLYFHQTNIDIPHRDMYLEIINERLDLLRSHHIPLYVEDARNYHKLSQVFGEIKPQVVVLLAAVAHANRSNKDPYTTFDHSTRTLENALDASREGVEHFIYFSSSMVYGDFNGMAVTEETPCNPKGIYGALKLGAEKLVIAYNQVFNLPYTIVRPSALYGERCVSRRVGQIFIENALKGEPVNINGDGSDSLDFTYIGDLVQGLVKVIEHEESKGQIFNMTYGQARPIKQMADMIQKHFPKVKVNYLPKDKLMPERGTLCVDKAKKLIGYDPQFPLDKGFVNYIKWYKGSFERT
- a CDS encoding imidazole glycerol phosphate synthase cyclase subunit; translation: MLKKRLITVLTFADGVLFRTKDFNPDYRYTANFVDAWSIDEIVVLDITRPGRGDRENFYHEVSRFAEQCFVPLAAGGGVRSIEDFKTFLKLGADKVVVNSEALRRPEFITQAAKLYGTQCVVVSMDVKKNLNGSYEVYKDFGTQPTGLSPVTWAQKAQHLGAGEILVTSIEKDGSLEGYDNELNRLVSEAVKVPVLVNGGAGKWQDFVDGFEMGKAAGVCTTNIYHFTESSITSAKIYLKDNGIQIR
- a CDS encoding ABC transporter ATP-binding protein, whose amino-acid sequence is MSRSVIKTWGLGKEYQVGERGPGYQTLRDTLSNYFKPGSSHVKISQEKIWAVKDVSFEVQQGEIIGIIGKNGAGKSTLLKVLSRITEPTEGKAQIHGRVGSLLEVGSGFHLELTGRENIFLNGAILGMSKREITGKFDAIVDFAEVSRFIDTPVKFYSSGMYVRLGFAVAAFMETEILLLDEVLAVGDVAFQKKCLGRIGDIAQSGRTIFFVSHNMAAIKNLCHRVLLFEQGRMVLDTHADEAVARYLEQHITEGAVADEAECAKNVVGKREVDVNLRYLEVAVLNKEGKPADHFFSDEPIDIAVTYQCLCPVADLWIAVQIVDEDNQPLLISNNVDEKKEFEFYKREAGIYRSLCRIEGNLLGEKQFYISVQLFSVTTERLRLNKILKFAVQFKGYNNIHDDLTKSVYFRPHCKWETRLIQK
- the hisH gene encoding imidazole glycerol phosphate synthase subunit HisH, whose product is MIVIIDYGLGNLRSVAGAVRKLGFDPLISNRPEDLLKAEKLILPGVGAFGDGMKNLQALGIIDLLNTQVMHKKKPILGICLGAQLMTMESVEFGHHRGLGWVDASVMKLDVRDKGLNIPHVGWNDLWQTKPDVLWNEIPEQALFYYVHSYHIHCRNPEIVIGECDYGGRFTAAFHQDNMFATQFHPEKSQLQGLNVLKNFLTKA